One Marinibacterium anthonyi genomic region harbors:
- the dnaX_2 gene encoding DNA polymerase III subunit tau yields the protein MSDDDLPAPDQAPGAPHPRETQRLFGQARAEADFLSAYTTGRLHHGWLLTGPEGVGKATLAWRIARFLLATPPVEEDGLFGAPPPPASLDIGPEHPVARHILAGADPGLATVTRSVNDQGRLRDQIVVDDIRRLSRFFGLSAADGGRRVVIVDAADEMNTSAANALLKMLEEPPARTTILLVSHQPSRLLPTIRSRCRNLRLTPLGPDDMTAALAQAGADLPENTAALSTLAAGSAGAALRLLSLGGLEQYRRLVALLSTLPRLDRQGALALADAVSGRGSADSFDLLLTLVDILLSRLARTGATGTPPQPEAAPGEAQVLARLAPDAHKARAWAALASTVGARGRHGQAVNLDPGALVLDTVFKIQETAAG from the coding sequence ATGAGCGACGACGACCTGCCCGCGCCCGACCAGGCGCCAGGCGCCCCCCACCCGCGCGAGACGCAGCGCCTGTTCGGCCAGGCCAGGGCCGAAGCCGATTTCCTGTCCGCCTACACCACGGGCCGGCTGCATCACGGCTGGCTGCTGACCGGACCCGAAGGCGTCGGCAAGGCGACACTGGCCTGGCGCATCGCGCGCTTCCTGCTGGCCACCCCGCCGGTCGAGGAAGACGGGCTGTTTGGCGCCCCGCCCCCGCCCGCCAGCCTGGATATCGGCCCCGAACATCCGGTGGCGCGCCACATCCTGGCCGGCGCGGATCCGGGTCTGGCCACCGTCACCCGCAGCGTCAACGACCAGGGCCGGCTGCGCGACCAGATCGTGGTGGACGACATCCGCCGCCTGTCGCGCTTTTTCGGGCTGTCCGCCGCCGACGGCGGACGCCGCGTCGTCATCGTGGATGCGGCGGATGAAATGAACACGTCGGCCGCCAACGCGCTGTTGAAAATGCTGGAAGAACCCCCGGCGCGCACCACGATCCTGCTTGTGTCTCATCAACCGTCCCGCCTGCTGCCCACGATACGGTCCCGCTGCCGCAACCTGCGCCTGACCCCGCTGGGCCCCGACGACATGACCGCCGCGCTTGCGCAGGCCGGCGCCGATCTGCCCGAAAACACCGCCGCGCTTTCGACGCTCGCGGCGGGGTCCGCCGGGGCCGCCCTGCGGTTGCTGTCTCTGGGCGGGCTCGAACAATACCGGCGGCTGGTCGCGCTGCTCTCCACCCTGCCGCGCCTGGACCGGCAGGGCGCTTTGGCGCTGGCCGACGCGGTGTCGGGTCGCGGTTCCGCCGACAGTTTCGATCTGCTGCTGACGCTGGTCGACATCCTGCTGTCCCGGCTGGCCCGCACCGGCGCCACCGGCACGCCACCCCAGCCCGAAGCCGCCCCGGGAGAGGCCCAGGTCCTGGCCCGTCTCGCCCCCGATGCGCACAAAGCGCGTGCCTGGGCGGCACTTGCCAGCACCGTGGGGGCCCGAGGGCGCCACGGACAGGCGGTCAACCTTGACCCCGGCGCGCTGGTGCTCGATACCGTTTTCAAGATTCAAGAGACCGCCGCGGGCTGA
- the cheW_3 gene encoding Chemotaxis protein CheW, which translates to MSDLAEPKTRLEQEVVAFRVADQDFCFDIMSVREIRGWTDTTVLPHAQSYVKGVINLRGSVVPVVDLSARLGLGVTDPGPRHVIIITVVQSQTIGILAEVVSDIITVQDEDIQPVPDIVADTVKSFISGVVIVNGQMIRKLDLSRVLPAATVDL; encoded by the coding sequence ATGTCAGACCTTGCAGAACCCAAAACCCGCCTGGAGCAGGAAGTGGTGGCATTTCGTGTTGCCGATCAGGACTTCTGCTTCGACATAATGTCGGTGCGTGAGATTCGTGGTTGGACAGACACGACCGTCCTGCCCCATGCCCAATCCTACGTGAAGGGTGTGATCAACCTTCGTGGCTCCGTTGTGCCCGTGGTCGATCTATCGGCCCGTTTGGGGCTTGGTGTCACCGACCCGGGGCCACGCCACGTCATTATCATCACTGTGGTACAGTCGCAGACCATAGGAATACTGGCCGAAGTTGTGTCCGACATCATCACCGTTCAGGACGAGGATATTCAACCTGTTCCGGATATCGTGGCGGACACGGTCAAATCCTTCATCTCGGGGGTCGTCATCGTCAACGGTCAGATGATCCGCAAGCTGGATCTGTCCCGGGTCCTTCCGGCGGCCACTGTGGATCTGTGA
- the tmk gene encoding Thymidylate kinase, with product MAQPRSRRRDLSRRGLFVTFEGIDGSGKSTQARRLAEDLRAKGREVVLTREPGGSPGAEEIRSLVLEGDPDRWSAETEILLFTAARRDHMERTIWPALKAGKVVICDRFADSTRMYQGLSRGQLRPIVDRLHDLMIADDPDLTLLIDMDPALGLSRAKGRQGHEERFEDFGLDLQARMREGFLDLAAEFPARFRVIDGNRAADEVAADIRHLIAPELASDLT from the coding sequence ATGGCTCAGCCCCGATCCCGCCGCCGCGACCTGAGCCGGCGCGGGTTGTTCGTTACATTCGAAGGGATCGACGGCTCCGGCAAGTCGACCCAGGCGCGACGCCTGGCCGAGGACCTGCGCGCCAAGGGCCGCGAGGTTGTCCTGACCCGCGAGCCCGGCGGATCGCCGGGGGCCGAGGAGATCCGGTCGCTGGTGCTGGAAGGCGACCCCGACCGCTGGTCCGCCGAGACCGAGATCCTGCTGTTCACCGCTGCCCGCCGCGACCACATGGAACGCACGATCTGGCCCGCGCTCAAGGCCGGCAAGGTGGTGATCTGCGACCGTTTCGCGGATTCGACGCGCATGTACCAGGGCTTGTCGCGCGGCCAGTTGCGCCCCATCGTCGACCGGCTGCACGACCTGATGATCGCCGATGACCCCGACCTGACCCTGCTGATCGACATGGACCCCGCGCTGGGGCTGTCGCGCGCCAAGGGCCGCCAGGGGCATGAAGAGCGGTTCGAGGATTTCGGACTGGACCTGCAGGCCCGGATGCGCGAAGGCTTCCTGGACCTCGCCGCCGAATTCCCCGCCCGCTTCCGGGTGATCGACGGCAACCGGGCGGCCGACGAGGTCGCCGCCGACATTCGCCACCTGATCGCACCGGAGCTGGCCTCGGACCTGACATGA
- the cheD gene encoding Chemoreceptor glutamine deamidase CheD, whose protein sequence is MTLPPREEMVHVIQGQFRLADKPNQCLSTLLGSCVAACMRDPILGIGGMNHFLLPGNDPNSTSNVKYGAHSMEQLVNALLRQGAARNRLEVQLFGGANIVQGLTKIGTSNCAFARQFVRDEGFRLVGEDLGGTRGRKIRFKPSTGIVTVEPIDALAADTATRSPARKPVNAASGVSPGDIDLF, encoded by the coding sequence ATGACCCTTCCACCGCGCGAAGAGATGGTTCACGTCATCCAGGGCCAGTTCCGGTTGGCGGACAAACCCAATCAATGCCTGTCCACGCTTCTTGGTTCCTGCGTTGCCGCCTGCATGCGCGACCCGATCCTGGGAATCGGCGGGATGAACCATTTCCTGCTGCCCGGCAACGACCCCAACTCGACAAGCAACGTCAAATACGGCGCGCATTCCATGGAACAGCTGGTCAACGCGCTGCTCCGCCAGGGGGCCGCCAGGAACAGGCTTGAGGTCCAGCTTTTCGGCGGGGCCAACATCGTGCAGGGGCTGACAAAGATCGGAACGTCCAATTGTGCCTTCGCCCGGCAGTTTGTCCGCGATGAAGGCTTTCGCCTGGTAGGCGAAGACCTTGGCGGCACACGTGGGCGCAAGATTCGGTTCAAACCGTCCACCGGGATCGTCACTGTCGAGCCAATCGATGCACTGGCCGCCGATACAGCGACCCGCAGCCCGGCGCGCAAGCCGGTGAATGCCGCGTCCGGCGTATCGCCGGGCGACATCGATCTGTTCTGA
- the cheY_2 gene encoding Chemotaxis protein CheY, which yields MGIKDKLHVMVVDDMSVSRGLILQALDWMGINNVDYCVDGESALRKLAARPVHLVISDYNMPGMDGLTLLEGLRRNRTTQRIGFILITGSTDSGLMERGNKLGMNNYIKKPFSPEALQGCIERVVGKL from the coding sequence ATGGGCATTAAAGACAAACTTCACGTCATGGTCGTTGACGACATGTCGGTCAGCCGCGGCCTTATCCTGCAGGCGCTGGACTGGATGGGCATCAATAACGTCGATTACTGCGTGGATGGCGAATCCGCGCTGCGCAAGTTGGCGGCGCGTCCCGTTCACCTGGTCATATCCGACTACAACATGCCGGGTATGGACGGGCTGACCTTGCTGGAGGGGTTGAGGCGCAATCGAACAACGCAGCGGATCGGCTTCATCCTGATCACCGGCTCAACAGATTCCGGTCTGATGGAGCGCGGAAACAAGTTGGGTATGAACAACTACATCAAGAAGCCCTTTTCGCCGGAGGCCCTTCAGGGCTGCATCGAACGCGTCGTCGGAAAACTTTGA
- a CDS encoding putative transporter YfdV, whose protein sequence is MFQTLIEVILPVFIVLGCGYGLTRWGYCTQTHIDGILRFSQGFAIPCLLFNAIAHIDIRASFDPALLGSFYTAAGLCFFAGLIGARVFFKRDWEDAVAIAFCCLFSNSVLLGLPITERAYGPDALTGNFAIIAFHAPFCYALGITAMEIVRNRGKPGPAFLRAILAAMFKNALIIAILLGFAVNVSGMPIPGVAEDALSLITRAALPGALFALGGVLVQYKPEGDLRTIAFVCCVSLLLHPALVWIFGSLTSLKPDLFRSAVLNASMAPGFNAYIFANLYGRAKRVAASSVLIATGSSLLTVWMWLLLLG, encoded by the coding sequence ATGTTCCAGACCCTGATCGAAGTCATCCTGCCGGTTTTCATTGTGCTCGGCTGCGGATACGGCCTGACCCGCTGGGGCTACTGTACCCAGACCCACATCGACGGCATCCTGCGCTTCTCGCAGGGTTTCGCCATCCCCTGTCTTCTGTTCAACGCCATCGCCCATATCGATATCCGCGCAAGTTTCGATCCGGCACTGCTGGGCAGCTTCTACACGGCGGCCGGCCTCTGTTTCTTCGCAGGACTGATCGGCGCCCGCGTGTTCTTCAAACGCGACTGGGAAGATGCGGTGGCCATCGCCTTCTGCTGCCTCTTCTCCAATTCCGTCCTGCTGGGCCTGCCGATCACCGAACGCGCCTATGGTCCCGACGCGCTGACCGGCAACTTTGCCATCATCGCTTTCCATGCCCCGTTCTGCTACGCCCTCGGCATCACCGCGATGGAGATCGTCCGCAACCGCGGCAAACCCGGCCCCGCTTTCCTCCGCGCCATCTTGGCTGCAATGTTCAAGAACGCGCTGATCATCGCCATCCTTCTGGGCTTCGCCGTCAACGTGTCCGGTATGCCCATCCCCGGCGTCGCCGAAGATGCGCTGAGCCTGATCACCCGCGCCGCACTGCCCGGCGCCCTCTTCGCTCTTGGCGGCGTGTTGGTCCAATACAAGCCCGAAGGCGATCTGCGCACGATTGCCTTCGTCTGTTGCGTGTCGCTCCTGCTGCATCCCGCCCTGGTCTGGATCTTTGGCAGCTTGACGTCCCTCAAGCCCGACTTGTTCCGGTCCGCCGTCCTGAACGCGTCCATGGCGCCTGGCTTCAACGCCTACATTTTTGCCAACCTCTACGGCCGGGCAAAACGGGTCGCGGCGTCCTCGGTGCTCATTGCAACTGGTTCGTCGCTTCTGACCGTCTGGATGTGGCTTCTACTGCTGGGCTGA
- the cheR_2 gene encoding Chemotaxis protein methyltransferase: MTVARHNSTGFAAQDVGIDDAAFKRLSVILRSESGIVLSESKKSLAVSRLSRRLRELKLPDFTSYADLLESDAGEAERREMIYLLTTNVTNFFRESHHFDFLKNDILPSVLKGGRTGERLRIWSAGCSSGQEPYSIAMSVLEAIPDIHRYDARILATDIDANMVRTARAGVYRDLEKTQVSSERRARFFEKQKESTAWKVVEAVQKLITFEELNLIRDWPMRGPFDVIFCRNVVIYFDSGTQEALWSRFSKMLSPGGHLFVGHSERVSGPAAKTMKLVGTTLYKKN, encoded by the coding sequence ATGACGGTGGCCCGCCATAACTCCACCGGCTTTGCCGCCCAGGACGTCGGCATTGACGATGCCGCTTTCAAGCGGCTTTCGGTGATCCTGCGGAGTGAAAGCGGGATCGTCTTGTCGGAAAGCAAGAAGAGCCTGGCTGTCTCACGGCTTTCGCGCCGTTTGCGCGAACTCAAGTTGCCGGACTTCACATCTTACGCGGACCTGCTCGAGAGCGACGCAGGCGAGGCAGAGCGGCGCGAGATGATCTATCTTTTGACGACGAACGTCACAAATTTCTTTCGGGAGTCGCACCACTTTGATTTCCTGAAGAATGACATCTTGCCTTCCGTGTTGAAAGGTGGGCGGACGGGTGAGCGCTTGCGGATCTGGTCGGCGGGGTGTTCGAGCGGCCAAGAACCCTATTCCATAGCGATGTCGGTTCTTGAAGCCATTCCAGACATCCATCGATACGACGCGAGAATTCTCGCGACGGATATCGATGCGAACATGGTTCGTACCGCGCGCGCGGGCGTCTACCGCGACTTGGAGAAAACCCAGGTTTCCAGCGAACGGCGGGCCCGGTTCTTCGAGAAGCAGAAAGAGTCGACGGCGTGGAAAGTTGTCGAGGCCGTGCAGAAGCTGATCACCTTTGAAGAGCTCAACCTGATCCGCGACTGGCCAATGCGGGGGCCGTTTGACGTCATCTTCTGCCGAAATGTCGTGATCTACTTCGATTCCGGGACCCAAGAGGCGCTTTGGTCTCGGTTCTCGAAGATGCTTTCACCTGGCGGCCACCTGTTTGTTGGACATTCCGAACGCGTGTCCGGGCCAGCCGCGAAAACAATGAAACTGGTGGGCACCACGCTCTACAAAAAAAACTGA
- the cheB_1 gene encoding Chemotaxis response regulator protein-glutamate methylesterase, producing MNQAACETASVLLIDASIIRARKVVEAIARDRRLTLLALCKSFEDAYNLAEAERPSIIAIAAELLANPGFPMFKALLDGLETTATILCPPGADSSRFARMGRVLDLCEYPKADDLVNALRLLTCDPASAHRGALTRAPKIRQRLVVIGASTGGVEALSTVLSHYPVDCPPTLVVQHIGHDFVPGFARRLNQLSSADVTEAMDGAPIEPGRVHIAPGMPAHLTIATRGWTCRLDPGPPISGHRPSVDALFHSAVRFGTSVVAVLLTGMGRDGAEGMLKIRQSGGHTIGQDQRTCVVYGMPRVAHDLGGVAEQLPIERIGPAILAASADHLEKGRAK from the coding sequence GTGAACCAGGCTGCTTGCGAGACGGCATCCGTTCTGCTGATCGACGCCTCCATCATTCGGGCGCGAAAGGTAGTGGAAGCGATCGCGCGCGATCGTCGACTGACGCTGCTGGCATTGTGCAAGTCCTTCGAGGACGCCTATAATCTTGCCGAAGCGGAACGCCCGTCGATCATCGCAATCGCGGCCGAGCTTCTGGCCAACCCCGGGTTCCCCATGTTCAAAGCGTTGCTTGACGGGCTCGAGACGACGGCGACGATCCTTTGCCCCCCCGGCGCCGACAGCAGTCGTTTCGCGCGGATGGGCCGCGTCCTGGACCTTTGCGAATACCCGAAAGCCGATGATCTCGTAAACGCGTTGCGTTTGCTGACATGTGATCCCGCATCCGCGCACCGGGGCGCACTGACGCGCGCGCCGAAGATCCGGCAGCGGTTGGTCGTAATCGGCGCCTCGACGGGCGGGGTAGAAGCGCTGAGCACCGTGCTGTCGCACTACCCGGTCGACTGCCCGCCCACCCTTGTCGTCCAGCATATCGGACACGACTTCGTTCCGGGTTTTGCGCGCAGGCTCAACCAATTGTCGTCCGCCGACGTCACCGAAGCTATGGATGGTGCCCCGATCGAGCCGGGGCGTGTGCATATCGCACCCGGGATGCCGGCCCATCTGACCATCGCAACCCGCGGCTGGACGTGCCGGCTCGATCCCGGGCCGCCGATTTCGGGGCACAGGCCTTCGGTGGACGCGCTATTTCATTCGGCAGTGCGGTTCGGCACCTCGGTCGTAGCCGTTCTGCTGACCGGCATGGGCCGCGACGGAGCAGAAGGAATGCTGAAGATCCGACAATCCGGTGGACACACCATTGGCCAGGACCAACGCACCTGCGTTGTCTACGGCATGCCGCGCGTCGCCCATGACTTGGGCGGCGTCGCAGAACAACTCCCAATCGAGCGCATCGGCCCGGCCATTCTGGCTGCATCGGCCGACCACCTGGAGAAAGGACGCGCCAAATGA
- a CDS encoding putative hydrolase, producing MDQYRFTILGCGSSGGVPRLGGFWGDCDPDNPRNARRRCSLLVERDGPDGTTTVLIDTSPDLRDQLLGTGTGRLDAVIYTHAHADHVHGIDDLRMIVFNMRARLPVWADGPTQNDLIARFGYAFIQPAGSPYPPILDLNTIDGPFTIDGPGGPIRFRPFEVGHGSIDALGFRIGTLAYLPDAVEIYDPAWAELHDLDYWIVDALRRTPHPTHAHLAMTLDWIKRAKPAQAILTNLHVDMDYAAISSETPEHVQPAFDGMTVTLPAND from the coding sequence ATGGATCAGTACCGGTTTACGATCCTGGGCTGCGGATCCTCCGGAGGCGTGCCGCGCCTTGGCGGTTTCTGGGGCGATTGCGATCCCGACAACCCCAGGAATGCGCGCCGCCGCTGTTCCCTTCTGGTCGAACGCGACGGCCCGGACGGCACGACAACCGTGCTGATCGACACCTCTCCCGACCTGCGCGACCAGTTGCTGGGCACCGGCACCGGGCGGCTGGACGCGGTGATTTACACCCATGCCCATGCCGATCACGTGCACGGCATCGACGACCTGCGCATGATCGTCTTCAACATGCGCGCCCGCCTTCCCGTCTGGGCCGATGGCCCCACGCAGAACGACCTGATCGCGCGCTTCGGCTATGCCTTCATCCAGCCCGCCGGCTCCCCCTATCCGCCGATCCTGGATCTGAACACGATCGACGGGCCCTTCACCATCGACGGCCCCGGCGGCCCGATCCGCTTTCGCCCCTTCGAAGTCGGCCATGGGTCGATTGACGCCCTGGGCTTCCGCATCGGCACTCTGGCCTACCTGCCGGATGCGGTGGAAATCTATGATCCGGCCTGGGCCGAGCTTCACGATCTGGACTACTGGATCGTCGATGCGCTGCGGCGCACACCGCACCCGACCCATGCGCATCTGGCCATGACCCTTGACTGGATCAAGCGCGCGAAGCCCGCGCAGGCGATCCTGACCAACCTGCACGTGGACATGGATTATGCCGCGATCAGCTCTGAAACGCCGGAGCACGTGCAACCGGCGTTCGATGGGATGACCGTCACCCTGCCCGCAAATGATTGA
- the ycfH gene encoding putative deoxyribonuclease YcfH — MTDAPTITDSHCHLDFPDFEGELDQVIDRARAAGVRRMVTICTRLKNEPKVRAIAEANEAIFYAAGTHPMSAAEEPMTSVEELVAMSRHPKFVGIGETGLDYHYTAESAAVQQDSLRIHIAAARDTGLPLIIHARAADDDMARILTEEYRNGAYPCVLHCFSSGPELAKSALELGFYLSMSGITAFPKSGELRDIFAAAPIDRILVETDSPYLAPPPHRGRRNEPAYSALTARKGAEVFGLDYDAFAAQLEANFDRLFSKAAAYRAAA, encoded by the coding sequence ATGACCGACGCGCCCACGATTACCGACAGCCATTGCCATCTTGATTTCCCGGATTTCGAAGGCGAGCTGGACCAGGTCATCGACCGCGCCCGCGCCGCCGGCGTGCGGCGCATGGTGACCATTTGCACCCGGCTGAAGAACGAACCCAAGGTCCGGGCAATCGCCGAGGCCAACGAGGCGATCTTCTATGCCGCCGGGACCCACCCGATGTCCGCCGCCGAAGAGCCGATGACCTCGGTCGAGGAACTGGTGGCGATGTCCCGGCATCCGAAGTTCGTAGGCATCGGCGAAACCGGGCTCGACTATCACTACACCGCCGAAAGCGCCGCGGTGCAGCAGGACAGCCTGCGCATCCACATCGCCGCCGCGCGCGACACCGGCCTGCCGCTGATCATCCACGCCCGCGCCGCGGATGACGACATGGCCCGCATCCTGACCGAGGAATATCGCAACGGCGCCTATCCTTGCGTGCTGCATTGCTTTTCTTCGGGCCCCGAACTGGCGAAATCCGCGCTTGAGCTGGGCTTTTACCTGTCGATGTCGGGCATCACGGCCTTTCCCAAAAGCGGCGAACTGCGCGACATCTTCGCCGCCGCCCCGATCGACCGGATCCTGGTGGAAACCGACAGCCCCTACCTGGCGCCCCCGCCGCACCGGGGCAGGCGCAACGAACCGGCCTATTCCGCCCTGACCGCCCGCAAGGGAGCCGAGGTCTTTGGCCTGGATTACGACGCCTTCGCCGCGCAGCTTGAAGCGAATTTCGACCGTCTCTTTTCCAAGGCCGCCGCATATCGGGCAGCCGCCTGA
- the cheY_1 gene encoding Chemotaxis protein CheY, with amino-acid sequence MSLRVLAVDDSRTMRNLLDAALKRAGFQVDLAEDGEDGLRHYETFGPDVVITDVNMPKLDGLGFIEELRRTHVDRLVPILVLTTESAPELKARARAAGATGWIVKPFDEEKLVWAIERVAIAGGN; translated from the coding sequence ATGAGCCTGCGCGTTCTCGCAGTAGATGATTCCCGCACCATGCGAAATCTCCTGGACGCAGCCCTAAAACGGGCCGGTTTCCAGGTCGATCTTGCCGAGGATGGGGAAGATGGCCTGCGTCATTACGAAACCTTCGGCCCCGACGTCGTCATCACCGATGTGAACATGCCCAAGCTGGATGGCCTGGGTTTCATCGAGGAGCTTCGGCGGACACATGTCGATCGCCTGGTGCCGATCCTGGTGCTCACGACTGAGAGTGCGCCGGAATTGAAGGCGCGCGCCAGGGCGGCCGGGGCGACCGGCTGGATTGTCAAACCGTTCGATGAAGAAAAGCTCGTTTGGGCCATCGAGCGCGTCGCCATTGCGGGAGGCAACTGA
- the cheA_2 gene encoding Chemotaxis protein CheA gives MKGGSADDFRDSFFEECEELLEAMHDGFDQIANGTQDKETIHAVFRAVHSIKGGAGAFGLDDLVAFAHHFETALEKVRAGEIEADYEVLELFKHCGDHLSDLVSSARDDVEVSKETSDALGEKLNEVIGHDPSEVEELPEFEPQTLDLGMLDLSAPPPPAGYDITFKPHAELYASGNEPMLLFRSLEKLGKIEVTCDTSEVPVLDVLESASCFLSWKLRVETDIDEVSLEEVFEFVEDCCEISITAIEAEEGAEPYTLPTLIQEEDAPFPNPPAEASETAVAAEVPGGESEEPAAEGVPTPSGEAPAAGRRQAAKEAKEAKEKPRGGGATIRVDLERVDKLINLVGELVIKEAMLSQSIACLELPSENDVSTGLESLKQLAGEIQEGVMAIRAQPVKPMFQRMARIVREAASATGKRVHFVTKGEYTEVDKTVIERLVDPLTHMIRNAVDHGLEDAETRTAAGKNVEGTVILSAAHRSGRVVIDISDDGGGINRPRVLEIAKKKGLVAEDADLQTHEIDNLLFMPGFSSKQEVSELSGRGVGLDVARSEIQALGGRVAIQSTAGEGTTFAISLPLTLAVMEGMVIDVAGQTMVVPITAIQETLQPKTVAIHRIGAQGRVLKNRDSLVPIVDLGACFQFRDEPEDLSDHVLLLIETENDRRCALIVDNIQDQRQVVIKSLETNYRRIDGIAAATILGDGRIALIIDPDSIVRDVSIPADPSIQFMR, from the coding sequence ATGAAGGGCGGAAGCGCAGACGATTTCCGCGATTCCTTCTTCGAGGAATGCGAAGAACTGCTGGAAGCGATGCATGATGGCTTCGACCAGATCGCGAACGGCACGCAAGACAAAGAGACGATCCATGCGGTTTTCCGCGCGGTTCACTCGATCAAGGGCGGGGCCGGTGCGTTCGGCCTTGATGACCTGGTAGCCTTTGCTCACCATTTCGAGACGGCGCTTGAGAAGGTGCGGGCCGGGGAGATCGAGGCGGATTACGAGGTGCTTGAACTTTTCAAGCACTGCGGTGATCATCTTTCCGATCTTGTGAGTTCGGCGCGCGATGACGTGGAAGTTTCCAAGGAAACCAGTGACGCACTTGGCGAGAAGCTCAATGAGGTCATAGGCCACGACCCGTCCGAAGTGGAAGAGCTTCCCGAATTCGAGCCCCAGACTCTGGACCTGGGCATGCTGGACCTGAGCGCGCCGCCACCGCCGGCGGGATATGATATCACGTTCAAGCCACATGCCGAGCTTTATGCGTCCGGAAACGAGCCTATGCTTTTGTTCCGATCGCTGGAAAAGTTGGGCAAAATCGAGGTGACATGTGACACGAGCGAGGTGCCCGTGCTGGACGTGCTCGAATCGGCGTCCTGTTTTCTGTCGTGGAAACTGCGTGTCGAAACGGACATCGACGAGGTCAGCCTCGAGGAGGTCTTTGAATTTGTCGAGGATTGCTGTGAAATCTCGATCACGGCGATCGAAGCGGAGGAGGGTGCCGAACCCTACACTCTTCCGACTTTGATACAGGAGGAGGACGCCCCTTTTCCAAATCCCCCCGCGGAAGCCTCTGAAACCGCTGTAGCGGCGGAAGTCCCGGGGGGGGAGAGCGAAGAACCTGCCGCCGAGGGCGTTCCAACGCCTTCCGGCGAGGCGCCCGCAGCGGGGAGGAGACAGGCCGCGAAGGAAGCGAAGGAAGCCAAGGAAAAGCCGCGCGGGGGTGGGGCAACCATTCGGGTCGATCTTGAAAGGGTCGACAAGCTGATCAACCTTGTCGGCGAGCTTGTCATCAAGGAGGCAATGCTGTCGCAGTCGATTGCCTGCCTGGAGCTTCCTTCCGAGAACGATGTTTCGACTGGGCTGGAAAGCCTGAAGCAACTGGCTGGGGAAATCCAGGAAGGCGTCATGGCCATCCGAGCGCAGCCGGTCAAGCCGATGTTCCAGCGTATGGCGCGTATTGTACGCGAGGCGGCATCGGCCACGGGCAAACGTGTGCACTTTGTCACCAAGGGAGAATACACGGAGGTCGACAAGACCGTCATCGAGCGGCTGGTCGATCCCTTGACCCACATGATCCGAAACGCGGTGGATCACGGGTTGGAAGACGCCGAGACCAGGACCGCTGCGGGCAAGAATGTTGAGGGAACGGTCATTCTGTCGGCGGCGCACAGGTCCGGAAGGGTCGTGATCGATATCTCGGACGACGGGGGCGGCATCAATCGGCCTCGTGTGCTGGAAATCGCCAAGAAGAAGGGTTTGGTTGCCGAAGATGCCGATCTTCAAACGCACGAGATCGACAACCTGCTATTCATGCCTGGCTTTTCATCGAAGCAAGAGGTGTCGGAACTCTCGGGTCGCGGCGTCGGACTTGATGTCGCTCGAAGCGAGATTCAGGCGCTGGGTGGTCGCGTGGCGATCCAGTCGACTGCCGGCGAAGGCACGACCTTTGCAATTTCACTGCCGCTGACCTTGGCGGTGATGGAAGGCATGGTCATCGATGTGGCCGGTCAGACGATGGTCGTCCCGATCACCGCGATCCAGGAGACATTGCAACCGAAGACGGTCGCGATTCACAGGATCGGAGCGCAGGGGCGCGTACTGAAAAACCGGGATTCCCTGGTTCCAATCGTTGATCTTGGGGCGTGCTTCCAGTTTCGCGACGAGCCCGAGGACTTGTCCGACCACGTGCTCTTGCTGATCGAGACGGAAAACGATCGCCGATGTGCCTTGATCGTGGACAACATCCAGGATCAACGCCAGGTCGTCATCAAGAGCCTCGAAACCAACTATCGCCGGATCGACGGCATCGCGGCGGCCACGATCCTCGGAGACGGACGGATCGCGTTGATCATCGACCCTGACAGCATCGTTCGAGATGTTTCCATTCCTGCCGATCCTTCCATTCAATTCATGAGGTGA